A stretch of the Mesorhizobium sp. Pch-S genome encodes the following:
- a CDS encoding tetratricopeptide repeat protein has product MRTPSGELARLRPRAFELLRFFVVNPRRLISKRELMEAVWPGIHVGEDSLFQAIRDIRIALGDADKQIIRLMFGRGYLFAADVSGIGNPAPGDNEAVSAPPPVMRGRRARLGFLVAALALVAVAIGVTVVMKGSFVHPLPASLGVRPIVHVAEDPQASSLSQGILTELVGGFSKIDGIDLIEQGERSVSDRRRPATYEVQGELRREGPSWHYQARLIDLATGRIETVAEISADPAGSDIQKLQSRFAARIGYALAEKLNGLQAVEQPKRDVTGDVAIRQAIASINQTTRERFSTARAILETNLGTDPDNVDLQVALAGLHLRGIQMTWYDQAETLVAEENARVLLEKALKARPNNAAVLGAYCRFLTVTNQFSESLVACARVLTVNPWDGMALFHLGMTQIQLGRFDDALAVFSEADRFDTPEVSRWTWMLGAGWASLLAGRNEAAVDWLERSVAITAASGRAHLLLAAAYQRLGRDEDARKALAKAMEIRPDSTSRNISLPARNASDVYLRARQDINRILVGLGLPS; this is encoded by the coding sequence TTGCGTACCCCCAGCGGGGAGTTGGCGCGCCTGCGCCCGAGAGCATTCGAACTGCTGCGGTTCTTCGTCGTCAACCCACGACGCCTGATCAGCAAACGCGAACTGATGGAAGCCGTCTGGCCGGGTATCCATGTCGGGGAAGACAGCCTCTTCCAGGCGATCCGTGATATCCGCATCGCGCTGGGCGACGCTGACAAGCAGATCATCAGGCTCATGTTTGGCCGCGGTTATCTGTTTGCGGCCGATGTTTCCGGGATTGGAAATCCGGCGCCGGGTGACAATGAGGCAGTTTCCGCGCCGCCGCCCGTCATGCGCGGCCGTCGCGCCCGCCTGGGGTTTCTTGTCGCTGCGCTTGCCCTGGTGGCCGTTGCGATTGGCGTAACCGTTGTCATGAAAGGCAGCTTCGTCCATCCCTTGCCAGCCTCGCTCGGTGTCCGGCCAATCGTGCATGTTGCCGAGGACCCGCAAGCCAGCTCCCTGTCCCAAGGCATCCTGACAGAGCTTGTTGGCGGTTTTTCGAAGATCGACGGCATCGATCTCATCGAACAGGGGGAGAGGAGCGTTTCGGATCGACGACGACCTGCGACTTATGAAGTCCAGGGAGAACTGCGTCGCGAAGGGCCGTCCTGGCATTATCAGGCGCGTCTCATTGATCTCGCGACCGGGCGCATCGAGACCGTTGCTGAAATTTCGGCGGATCCGGCGGGAAGCGATATCCAGAAATTGCAGAGCCGGTTCGCGGCGCGCATTGGCTATGCCCTTGCTGAAAAGCTGAATGGCCTGCAGGCCGTCGAACAACCAAAACGGGATGTCACGGGTGATGTCGCGATACGGCAGGCGATCGCCTCGATCAATCAGACGACACGGGAGCGCTTTTCAACCGCACGTGCAATCCTCGAGACGAACCTCGGCACTGATCCCGACAATGTCGATCTGCAGGTTGCACTGGCTGGACTTCATCTGCGTGGCATCCAGATGACCTGGTATGATCAGGCCGAAACCCTGGTCGCGGAGGAAAATGCGCGGGTCCTTCTGGAGAAGGCACTGAAGGCACGGCCGAACAATGCCGCGGTGCTCGGCGCCTATTGCCGCTTTCTCACCGTAACCAACCAGTTTTCCGAAAGTCTTGTTGCCTGTGCAAGGGTTCTGACGGTCAACCCCTGGGATGGAATGGCCCTCTTTCATCTCGGCATGACGCAGATTCAACTGGGTCGTTTCGATGACGCGCTTGCAGTCTTTTCCGAGGCTGACCGGTTCGACACGCCGGAAGTCTCTCGATGGACATGGATGCTGGGTGCAGGCTGGGCAAGTCTTCTGGCGGGACGGAATGAAGCCGCAGTTGACTGGCTTGAACGCTCGGTTGCGATAACGGCAGCATCTGGCCGAGCCCACCTGCTCCTTGCTGCAGCGTACCAACGTCTCGGGCGGGACGAAGATGCAAGAAAGGCTCTCGCGAAAGCGATGGAAATCAGGCCGGATTCCACGTCTCGCAACATTTCACTGCCGGCTCGCAATGCCAGCGACGTCTATCTTCGTGCCCGTCAGGACATCAACCGCATACTCGTCGGGCTTGGCTTGCCGAGCTAG
- a CDS encoding FAD-binding oxidoreductase: MQPPTETVTSNEIMPRQTEVVVIGGGIIGVSTALFLAMAGVPVVLCEKGEIAGEQSSRNWGWVRRMGRDPRELPLIVEAIKIWEDLSRMLGEDVGYRQTGILYACENAGDEAQREAWLRAAGPYSLDTHMMRGQSLADLLPGAAKPWRSGLYTPSDGRAEPQKAAPAIARAAQRQGAVVLQQCAVRGVETTSGRVTSVVTERGPIACKTVVLAGGIWSTLFCRSLGIRLPQLGVRASVLRTSPLDGPPGAAWSSQFAYRKRLDGGYTIANGSENRAEITPDSFRYFMDFLPLLKIEGRHLQLRFGRAFFDRWRLERPWALDDVSPFEHVRTLDPDPVETTLDKAYRSLTRVFPRFSEARIVQRWGGMIDAMPDTIPVISPIDVLPGLIVGTGFSGHGFGIGPGAGRLLADLALGREPIVDPSPFRHSRFHDGSPIRPFGGV; encoded by the coding sequence ATGCAACCCCCGACAGAAACAGTCACTTCCAATGAGATCATGCCACGCCAGACAGAAGTCGTGGTCATCGGCGGCGGCATCATCGGTGTCAGTACGGCCCTGTTTCTGGCAATGGCAGGGGTTCCGGTCGTCCTGTGTGAAAAGGGCGAAATCGCGGGCGAACAATCCAGTCGCAACTGGGGCTGGGTCCGCAGAATGGGACGTGACCCGCGCGAACTTCCGCTGATCGTTGAAGCGATCAAGATCTGGGAAGACCTTTCCCGAATGCTTGGTGAAGACGTCGGCTACCGGCAAACCGGTATCCTGTACGCCTGTGAAAATGCCGGAGATGAGGCGCAGCGGGAAGCCTGGCTGAGAGCGGCCGGACCTTACAGCCTGGACACACATATGATGCGGGGGCAGTCGCTCGCCGACTTGCTGCCTGGTGCGGCAAAGCCTTGGCGAAGTGGTCTCTATACGCCAAGCGATGGACGCGCCGAACCGCAGAAGGCGGCCCCGGCGATTGCGCGCGCAGCGCAGCGACAGGGTGCCGTTGTCCTGCAGCAATGTGCCGTCCGTGGTGTCGAAACGACATCCGGGCGGGTAACATCGGTGGTGACGGAGCGCGGTCCAATCGCATGCAAGACGGTGGTTCTCGCCGGCGGAATCTGGAGTACGCTTTTCTGCCGCAGTCTGGGTATTCGTCTGCCGCAGCTTGGCGTGAGGGCCTCCGTTCTGCGGACCAGCCCGCTTGACGGACCTCCTGGCGCTGCCTGGTCATCGCAGTTCGCTTATCGAAAGCGTCTCGACGGCGGGTACACCATCGCCAATGGTTCTGAAAACCGCGCCGAAATAACCCCGGACAGCTTCCGCTATTTCATGGATTTCCTGCCCCTTCTCAAAATCGAGGGGCGACACCTCCAGCTGAGATTTGGCCGCGCCTTTTTCGACCGATGGCGATTGGAGCGCCCATGGGCTCTCGATGATGTTTCACCATTCGAACACGTGCGCACCCTTGACCCCGACCCGGTCGAAACGACGCTCGACAAGGCCTATCGATCCTTGACGCGCGTCTTTCCCCGATTCAGCGAGGCCAGGATCGTGCAGAGATGGGGTGGGATGATCGATGCGATGCCAGACACGATCCCGGTCATCTCGCCCATCGATGTGCTTCCCGGACTGATCGTTGGCACCGGCTTTTCCGGTCATGGCTTTGGAATTGGACCCGGGGCAGGGCGCCTTCTTGCGGATCTGGCGCTCGGCCGGGAGCCGATTGTCGATCCGTCTCCATTCAGGCACTCAAGGTTCCATGACGGTTCTCCGATCCGACCCTTCGGCGGCGTTTGA
- a CDS encoding transporter substrate-binding domain-containing protein, translated as MSATWRIGILFSRSGITAVTESEHFFGTALAIEEINAGGGVLGRQIEPIAYDPAGDPEGYRSLARKLLTEDDVNVIFGCSMSGSRKAALPIVERHNGLLWYPSIYEGFEYSENVLYTGATLNQNTFALADFIMQHYGSRIFMAGSDYIYPHESNRVMRDLLECKGGEIVGEHYVPLDADERTMRRLMKEIEKTEADAVFSTVIGRSAQKLYGMYADAGIDREKRPIASLTLAESEIRVIGPERCTGHVLSAPYLATVENDENHRFIRALTARFDGNAMATMWSQTAYAQIHLFARALELAETLDTHRLGQAALAVDYMSPEGRLHFDPENRHVWSTPRIGVANAKGQFDIAWESQVQIRPDPYLASIRFEEPWLQSS; from the coding sequence ATGTCAGCGACGTGGCGTATTGGCATTCTGTTTTCTCGCAGTGGCATCACTGCGGTCACGGAATCCGAGCATTTCTTCGGAACGGCACTGGCCATCGAGGAGATCAACGCCGGCGGCGGCGTCCTGGGACGCCAGATCGAGCCGATAGCTTATGATCCGGCTGGCGATCCCGAGGGGTATCGCTCCCTGGCCCGCAAACTGCTGACCGAAGACGACGTCAACGTGATCTTCGGATGTTCGATGTCGGGAAGCCGAAAGGCTGCCCTACCCATCGTCGAACGACACAATGGCCTGCTCTGGTATCCGTCGATCTATGAAGGCTTCGAATATTCCGAAAACGTCCTTTATACGGGCGCCACCCTCAACCAGAACACATTCGCGCTCGCCGATTTCATCATGCAGCACTATGGGTCGCGCATCTTCATGGCCGGTTCCGACTACATCTATCCGCACGAATCCAATCGGGTCATGCGCGATCTGCTGGAGTGCAAGGGCGGCGAGATCGTCGGCGAACATTATGTGCCGCTGGATGCTGACGAGCGCACGATGCGCCGGCTCATGAAGGAGATCGAGAAAACCGAGGCTGATGCAGTGTTTTCGACCGTCATCGGGCGCAGCGCACAGAAACTCTACGGCATGTATGCCGATGCCGGTATCGATCGGGAAAAGCGTCCAATCGCGAGCCTGACACTCGCCGAAAGTGAAATCCGTGTCATCGGTCCAGAGCGGTGCACCGGTCACGTCCTGTCTGCTCCCTATCTCGCTACGGTCGAAAATGACGAAAACCATCGCTTCATCCGAGCCCTGACGGCTCGCTTCGATGGCAATGCCATGGCGACGATGTGGTCACAGACCGCCTATGCCCAGATTCACCTGTTTGCGCGAGCTCTCGAACTGGCGGAAACCCTTGACACTCACCGCCTGGGGCAGGCGGCGTTGGCGGTCGACTACATGTCGCCGGAGGGGCGCCTACACTTTGATCCGGAAAACCGGCATGTCTGGTCCACGCCTCGCATCGGGGTCGCGAATGCGAAAGGACAGTTCGATATCGCCTGGGAATCGCAGGTTCAGATACGGCCTGATCCCTATCTCGCCTCCATTCGTTTCGAGGAGCCGTGGTTGCAGAGCTCATAA
- a CDS encoding nitrilase family protein: protein MPTEVLRPDFNVACIQYEPVIGRVDANLAAMEARIREAHASGASLAVLPELADTGYVFESREELARLAAPIPDGLSAQRLIALAQELGIHIVCGLAERDGDLFYNSAILCGPSGYIGKFRKLHLWNREKLFFEPGDLGLPVFDTALGPIGLAICYDGWFPETFRQLGLKGAELVCVPTNWVPIPGHDGADVPMANILHQAAAHSNALYIACADRIGTERGQPFIGSSIIVGPNGRLLAGPASRTGDAILMAAVSPGIAVQSRIVSERNDVINDRRPDVYG, encoded by the coding sequence ATACCGACGGAAGTGCTTCGCCCCGATTTCAACGTCGCCTGCATCCAGTACGAGCCGGTCATAGGCAGGGTCGATGCCAATCTGGCCGCCATGGAGGCGCGCATCCGCGAGGCGCACGCCAGTGGTGCCAGTCTGGCTGTGCTGCCCGAACTGGCCGATACAGGCTACGTCTTCGAAAGCCGCGAGGAACTTGCGCGCCTGGCCGCGCCAATTCCGGACGGATTGTCAGCGCAGCGTCTGATCGCATTGGCCCAGGAACTCGGCATCCACATCGTCTGCGGGCTCGCTGAGAGAGATGGCGACCTGTTCTACAACTCTGCCATCCTTTGCGGCCCATCCGGCTATATCGGCAAGTTCCGCAAACTCCACCTGTGGAATCGCGAGAAGCTGTTCTTCGAGCCCGGAGATCTTGGTCTGCCGGTGTTCGACACGGCTCTGGGACCGATCGGATTGGCAATCTGCTACGACGGCTGGTTCCCGGAGACATTTCGCCAGCTCGGGCTGAAGGGCGCGGAACTGGTCTGCGTGCCGACCAACTGGGTGCCGATCCCCGGTCATGACGGCGCAGACGTACCGATGGCCAACATCCTTCATCAGGCCGCGGCTCATTCGAATGCTCTCTATATCGCTTGCGCCGACCGCATCGGAACGGAGCGCGGACAGCCGTTTATCGGCAGCAGCATCATCGTGGGCCCGAATGGCAGGCTGTTGGCAGGCCCCGCCAGCCGAACTGGCGATGCCATTCTCATGGCTGCCGTTTCGCCTGGCATCGCAGTGCAAAGCCGCATCGTCAGCGAACGCAACGATGTGATCAATGATCGACGGCCGGACGTCTACGGCTGA
- a CDS encoding substrate-binding protein, giving the protein MGRTTRKLLFAMAGALLATAAWAEEPIKIGIPVGLSGANSVVAPSVVQSAELAVEEINAAGGVLGRKLELEIADDASGAAGAQKAFDSLVFQKEVNAIISMETSAARNAGLPIVAKGEVPFIYTSFYEGRSCSPNLYVNGWVPEQQVPPVVDYFVKKEGAKKFFLVGSDYAFGRGMLEFARTYIEKAGAQVVGEEYLPIEGTDWTAIISKLKSSGADALITSTAGGAPNVTLTKQLRGAGVKLPYGNLAVDEGTAKSMGPDAAGIYIAASYVTSIDSPANKKFLEAMQKKFSGDLRTPNDLSVPQYEGIYLYKAAVEKAGSTDTSAVLSALGEVSFAGPRGTVSMNKQHHAPLTMYLGQVQEDGSVKVVDTFADVDPGTQCPNL; this is encoded by the coding sequence ATGGGTAGAACGACAAGAAAACTGCTTTTCGCGATGGCCGGCGCGCTGCTGGCGACAGCAGCATGGGCCGAGGAGCCGATCAAGATCGGCATACCGGTTGGCCTGTCTGGTGCCAACAGCGTGGTTGCGCCGTCGGTGGTGCAATCGGCCGAGCTGGCCGTCGAGGAGATCAATGCGGCGGGCGGCGTGCTGGGGCGCAAGCTGGAGCTTGAGATCGCCGACGATGCCTCGGGCGCGGCGGGGGCGCAGAAGGCATTCGACTCGCTCGTTTTCCAGAAGGAGGTCAACGCCATCATCTCGATGGAGACCAGCGCGGCCCGAAATGCCGGCCTGCCCATCGTCGCGAAGGGCGAAGTTCCCTTCATCTACACCTCCTTCTACGAAGGGCGTTCCTGCAGCCCAAACCTCTATGTGAACGGCTGGGTGCCTGAACAGCAGGTGCCACCCGTCGTCGACTATTTCGTCAAGAAGGAGGGAGCCAAGAAATTCTTCCTGGTGGGCAGCGACTATGCCTTCGGCCGGGGCATGCTCGAGTTCGCCCGGACATATATCGAGAAGGCTGGCGCGCAGGTCGTGGGTGAGGAATATCTGCCCATCGAAGGCACTGACTGGACGGCCATCATTTCCAAGCTGAAAAGTTCCGGTGCCGATGCCCTGATCACATCGACTGCCGGAGGAGCGCCGAACGTCACGCTCACCAAGCAGCTGCGGGGCGCGGGCGTGAAACTGCCTTACGGCAATCTCGCCGTTGACGAGGGGACGGCCAAGAGCATGGGGCCTGACGCTGCAGGCATATACATTGCAGCCTCCTACGTGACTTCCATCGACAGCCCGGCCAACAAGAAATTCCTCGAGGCCATGCAGAAGAAGTTCAGCGGTGATTTGCGCACGCCCAACGACCTTTCCGTGCCGCAATATGAGGGCATCTATCTCTACAAGGCTGCTGTCGAGAAGGCGGGTTCCACCGATACGTCCGCCGTGCTTTCAGCTCTGGGGGAAGTCTCCTTCGCCGGTCCGCGCGGTACGGTTTCGATGAACAAGCAGCACCATGCGCCGCTGACGATGTATCTCGGCCAGGTGCAGGAGGACGGCTCGGTGAAGGTGGTCGATACTTTCGCGGATGTCGATCCCGGCACCCAGTGTCCCAATCTCTGA
- a CDS encoding ATP-binding cassette domain-containing protein yields MIAFGPTFLDRFALNVLSRSMIYAMLAVTVDLLWGYTGVLTFGQAAFFGIGAYATAMVLTHLGNSPELMLLALALAILVPLVLGIVVGWLSFGYGTTPLYATVISLVLPIVVTQVAFSGGQWTGSSSGLVGYATLPLSLAGYFRLTGICLLAVAAAAWIFVRSDAGKVLVAIRDNEARCAYLGLNASRIKIALTAVLAGVTGLAGFLFANASGVVAPENTGFVFGTELVIWTALGGRGTILGPVLGTIGIDYLSASLSGQLPFLWKLVVGALFVAMIILLPNGLAGLVGKILPRGKGPRGQDSPLRLAQAMQARQDVVDKPSLLTIHDLGKSYGSLNVLQGINLTVQPGELVSLVGPNGAGKTTLMRCLSDGTESISGSVSVRGVNIAGLAPDAIVALGVGRKFQVASVFDSLTVAECLRMARAARHVPSLVHSSQELDLPSAAVDILKLTALDGMLDRPVSSLSHGLKQSLELTMVVALEPQLILLDEPTAGLTKTERMTIGTILKKLTGELGLAAILVEHDLDFVRDISSRIVVLHQGQLVLDGTVQDVVNSELVKAIYSGGAHD; encoded by the coding sequence ATGATCGCATTCGGCCCGACCTTCCTCGACCGCTTTGCCCTCAACGTGCTCAGCCGTTCGATGATCTACGCCATGCTGGCAGTGACCGTCGATCTGCTGTGGGGGTACACGGGTGTCCTGACCTTTGGCCAAGCTGCTTTCTTCGGCATCGGCGCTTACGCAACCGCCATGGTTCTGACCCATCTGGGCAACAGTCCCGAACTGATGCTGTTGGCTCTCGCGCTGGCCATACTGGTTCCGCTGGTCTTGGGTATCGTGGTCGGCTGGCTTTCCTTCGGCTACGGCACCACCCCGCTCTACGCCACCGTGATCTCTCTCGTTCTGCCGATCGTCGTCACGCAGGTCGCGTTCTCCGGGGGGCAATGGACAGGATCAAGCAGCGGGCTGGTGGGGTACGCCACCCTGCCGCTCAGCCTGGCGGGATATTTTCGGCTGACGGGTATCTGTCTTCTCGCCGTCGCCGCCGCGGCCTGGATTTTCGTGCGTTCCGATGCAGGCAAGGTGCTCGTCGCGATCCGCGACAACGAGGCCCGCTGCGCCTATCTCGGCCTCAACGCCAGCCGCATCAAGATCGCTCTTACCGCCGTTCTGGCTGGCGTGACGGGGTTGGCCGGCTTTCTCTTTGCCAATGCATCCGGTGTGGTTGCACCCGAAAACACCGGCTTTGTCTTTGGCACCGAACTGGTCATCTGGACGGCACTCGGCGGTCGAGGCACCATTCTGGGCCCGGTGCTCGGAACCATCGGCATCGACTACCTTTCGGCCAGCCTTTCGGGCCAGCTGCCATTCCTGTGGAAGCTTGTCGTCGGTGCCCTCTTTGTGGCGATGATCATCCTGTTGCCGAACGGCCTGGCCGGGTTGGTCGGGAAAATCCTGCCGCGCGGCAAAGGCCCTCGGGGACAGGACAGCCCTTTGCGCCTGGCGCAAGCCATGCAGGCACGGCAGGACGTCGTCGACAAGCCATCGCTTTTGACGATCCACGATCTGGGGAAATCCTACGGCAGCCTGAACGTCCTGCAAGGCATCAATCTGACGGTGCAGCCAGGCGAACTGGTCAGCCTCGTCGGGCCTAACGGGGCCGGCAAGACGACGCTGATGCGTTGCCTGTCCGATGGCACTGAATCGATCAGTGGCTCGGTATCCGTGCGTGGCGTCAACATTGCGGGTCTTGCTCCTGACGCCATCGTGGCCCTGGGCGTCGGTCGCAAATTCCAGGTCGCGAGCGTGTTCGACAGCCTGACTGTCGCCGAGTGCCTGCGCATGGCTCGCGCGGCACGACACGTTCCCAGCCTTGTACACAGCTCGCAGGAACTGGATTTGCCTTCGGCCGCGGTGGATATCCTGAAATTGACAGCGCTCGACGGAATGCTCGATCGGCCGGTCTCCTCACTGTCGCATGGCCTGAAACAAAGCCTTGAACTGACGATGGTCGTAGCGCTGGAGCCACAACTGATCCTGCTCGACGAGCCGACGGCGGGCTTGACCAAGACGGAACGGATGACCATCGGAACGATCCTCAAGAAATTGACAGGTGAGTTGGGATTGGCGGCCATTCTGGTTGAGCACGACCTCGACTTCGTCCGGGACATATCGAGCCGCATCGTGGTGCTGCATCA